A portion of the Salminus brasiliensis chromosome 11, fSalBra1.hap2, whole genome shotgun sequence genome contains these proteins:
- the ywhae1 gene encoding tyrosine 3-monooxygenase/tryptophan 5-monooxygenase activation protein, epsilon polypeptide 1, with translation MVNREDLVYQAKLAEQAERYDEMVDSMKKVAGMDVELTVEERNLLSVAYKNVIGARRASWRIISSIEQKEENKGGEDKLKMIREYRQTVETELKSICNDILDVLDKHLIPAANSGESKVFYYKMKGDYHRYLAEFATGNDRKEAAENSLVAYKAASDIAMTDLQPTHPIRLGLALNFSVFYYEILNSPDRACRLAKAAFDDAIAELDTLSEESYKDSTLIMQLLRDNLTLWTSDMQGDGEEQNKEALQDVEDENQ, from the exons ATGGTTAACCGGGAGGACTTAGTATACCAAGCCAAGCTCGCCGAGCAGGCGGAGAGATACGATG AGATGGTCGACTCCATGAAGAAGGTGGCTGGCATGGATGTTGAACTCACAGTTGAAGAAAGAAATCTGCTATCAGTGGCGTACAAGAATGTTATTGGTGCACGAAGAGCATCCTGGAGAATAATTAGTAGTATTGagcagaaagaagaaaataaggGTGGAGAAGACAAATTGAAAATGATTCGGGAGTACAGGCAAACG GTTGAGACTGAGCTGAAATCAATCTGCAATGACATCCTTGATGTTTTGGATAAGCACCTAATTCCAGCTGCTAATTCAGGAGAGTCCAAGGTCTTCTACTACAAAAT GAAGGGTGACTACCACAGGTATCTTGCTGAGTTTGCCACAGGAAACGACAGGAAGGAGGCTGCAGAAAATAGTTTGGTCGCTTACAAAGCTGCTAGTGATATTGCAATGACAGACCTTCAGCCTACGCATCCCATTCGCTTGGGTCTTGCTCTTAACTTCTCTGTATTCTACTATGAAATCCTCAATTCTCCCGACCGTGCATGCAg GTTGGCAAAGGCAGCGTTTGATGATGCTATTGCTGAGCTGGACACATTGAGTGAAGAAAGCTACAAGGACTCCACACTCATCATGCAGTTGTTACGTGATAATCTGACACTATGGACTTCAGATATGCAGGGAGATG
- the crk gene encoding adapter molecule crk encodes MAGNFDAEDRGSWYWGRLSRQEAVSLLQGQRHGVFLVRDSITSPGDYVLSVSENSKVSHYIINSISSNRQSGPGLTTSRFRIGDQEFDALPALLEFYKIHYLDTTTLIEPINKAKHSSVINVSAGGAPQRLEEEYVRALFDFPGNDDEDLPFRKGDVLRVLEKPEEQWWNAQNSEGRVGMIPVPYVEKFRPASPASGTLGSGGTGTVGNSDGHNSQSPPLLGEPGQYAQPTSLPNLQNGPVLARAVQKRVPNAYDKTALALEVGDLVMVTKINVNGQWEGECKGKRGHFPFTHVRLLDQHNADDDPS; translated from the exons ATGGCCGGGAATTTTGACGCCGAAGACCGTGGCAGCTGGTATTGGGGGAGATTAAGCCGACAGGAGGCGGTTTCTCTGCTGCAGGGACAGAGGCACGGGGTGTTTTTGGTGCGGGACTCTATCACCAGCCCGGGAGACTACGTGCTCTCCGTTTCGGAAAACTCGAAAGTCTCGCATTATATAatcaacagcatcagcagcaatCGGCAGTCCGGTCCAG GACTGACCACCTCTCGGTTTCGTATCGGAGACCAGGAATTTGATGCCCTCCCAGCCCTGCTGGAGTTTTATAAGATACACTACCTGGACACCACCACTTTAATTGAGCCCATCAACAAAGCCAAGCACTCGTCGGTCATCAACGTCAGCGCAGGAGGGGCTCCTCAGAGGCTCGAGGAAGAGTATGTCCGTGCTCTGTTTGACTTCCCTGGCAACGACGACGAGGACCTTCCGTTTCGAAAGGGCGATGTGCTTCGGGTGCTCGAGAAGCCGGAGGAGCAGTGGTGGAACGCTCAGAATTCAGAGGGCCGCGTGGGGATGATCCCAGTGCCCTACGTAGAGAAGTTCCGGCCAGCTTCTCCAGCGTCTGGGACCCTGGGCAGTGGGGGGACTGGCACTGTGGGTAATTCAGATGGCCACAATTCCCAATCCCCTCCTCTGCTTGGTGAGCCAGGCCAGTATGCCCAGCCCACATCTTTACCCAACCTGCAGAACGGGCCTGTCTTGGCCAGGGCGGTCCAGAAGAGAGTACCCAATGCATATGACAAGACGGCTCTTGCTTTAGAG GTTGGCGATTTGGTGATGGTGACCAAGATCAACGTAAATGGGCAGTGGGAGGGAGAGTGCAAGGGAAAGCGAGGCCATTTTCCCTTCACGCACGTCCGCTTACTGGATCAGCACAACGCAGATGACGACCCAAGCTGA